A region of the Mesobacillus jeotgali genome:
AGAAACGGGTAGTCCTTGTTCAATGTCGTCTGCTGGTGCCAACCAATCAGCTATTCATAAAAGGATATGTAGAAAAAAATATCAGATATGCTGCACCCAAGGGATGGACTCGGAAATCTATAGACTCAAATATTCGATCGTTTACCGTGAAAGTTCCTTTTGAGTGTACTACTCCAATTAGGGAGTTTATTACTCGTCCATTGGACGTCCAATTTAACCAGCGCAGTGAATTTGATTTTTTGGTTGCCAAACCTTTACCTGAAGGGTTTCCTGAAAAAGATGAACTGCTAACGAGCGACCTTTCACAATATCATCAAGATAGTACCCAGCACTATAATGAAATTCCATACTGTGACTTGGTGTCCAGCCGAATCATAGAGTGGGATGAAGCAACAGACAGGGTACCATTAGAAGAGGGCGCATTATCCGAAGGAACCTTTAGGAACATCGTGGAAAAGATGATCGTCAAGTTTACAATCAAGCTTCTTCAGAATCAACAAGTCCCAATTGGTGGAGGAGCAACGGGGCCAACGGGACCGACCGGACCGACCGGGCCGACCGGACCAACTGGACCAACCGGTGGAACCGGAGCAACGGGGCCAACGGGACCGACCGGACCGACCGGGCCGACCGGGCCAACTGGACCAACCGGAGGAACCGGAGCAACGGGGCCAACAGGACCAACAGGGCCAACGGGACCTACCGGACCAACGGGGCCAACAGGACCAACAGGACCAACAGGACCGACGGGACCGACCGGACCAACGGGGCCAACAGGACCAACAGGACCAACGGGACCGACTGGACCAACAGGACCGACCGGACCAACAGGACCAACAGGACCAACAGGACCAACAGGACCAACAGGACCAACGGGACCAACGGGGCCAACAGGACCAACGGGACCGACCGGACCAACCGGACCAACGGGACCAACAGGACCAACAGGGCCAACGGGACCAACGGCACCGACTGGACCAACAGGACCAACGGGACCGACAGGACCAACAGGACCAACGGGGCCAACAGGACCAACGGGGCCAACGGGACCGACTGGACCAACAGGACCGACCGGACCAACAGGACCAACGGGACCGACTGGACCAACAGGACCGACCGGACCAACAGGACCAACGGGACCGACTGGACCAACAGGACCGACCGGACCAACAGGACCAACCGGACCAACGGGGCCAACCGGACCAACCGGACCAACAACAGGGCCAACCGGACCAACCGGACCAACGGGGCCAACCGGACCAACGGGACCAACAGGACCAACGGGACCAACAGGACCAACGGGACCAACCGGACCAACAGGACCAACAGGGCCAACAGGACCAACCGGACCAACAGGACCGACAGGGCCAACAGGACCAACGGGACCAACAGGACCAACCGGACCAACGGGGCCAATGCCTGCAACAGAATGTGATTGCTGTGTTGAGCGAATGAGAGAATACCTGGAATCAATAGAAGGCGCCACGAATATTGATATTGCAACGACTTTACAAAGCGCTCAGGGTGGTTTCTCCAATGCAACCATAAGTAGAGTTGTTGGTGATTATGTGATCGTCAATGGCGGGGATGCAGCAATACCGATTTGTAAGATTGTCGGACTAGGAGGAAACACTACTTCTGCCTTATTTACAACACCATTGCCATCATCTGAAGATGAAGAAGGCGGCTTCTGTGAGTGCTGT
Encoded here:
- a CDS encoding CsxC family protein gives rise to the protein MREKENHDKEHSASIGNCSNRNIEPDVNFDARVGKIPVVLAEIEVSTPVTANITFPEDVLEIKDIKKRVVLVQCRLLVPTNQLFIKGYVEKNIRYAAPKGWTRKSIDSNIRSFTVKVPFECTTPIREFITRPLDVQFNQRSEFDFLVAKPLPEGFPEKDELLTSDLSQYHQDSTQHYNEIPYCDLVSSRIIEWDEATDRVPLEEGALSEGTFRNIVEKMIVKFTIKLLQNQQVPIGGGATGPTGPTGPTGPTGPTGPTGGTGATGPTGPTGPTGPTGPTGPTGGTGATGPTGPTGPTGPTGPTGPTGPTGPTGPTGPTGPTGPTGPTGPTGPTGPTGPTGPTGPTGPTGPTGPTGPTGPTGPTGPTGPTGPTGPTGPTGPTGPTGPTAPTGPTGPTGPTGPTGPTGPTGPTGPTGPTGPTGPTGPTGPTGPTGPTGPTGPTGPTGPTGPTGPTGPTGPTGPTGPTGPTGPTTGPTGPTGPTGPTGPTGPTGPTGPTGPTGPTGPTGPTGPTGPTGPTGPTGPTGPTGPTGPTGPTGPMPATECDCCVERMREYLESIEGATNIDIATTLQSAQGGFSNATISRVVGDYVIVNGGDAAIPICKIVGLGGNTTSALFTTPLPSSEDEEGGFCECCEQATRDILELIQARPATADFLTEGSGDFGNLQNFSILEIEEGLVKIQSGNDVRVLSTCHIAALSDINPNLIVPPPTP